In one window of Miscanthus floridulus cultivar M001 chromosome 12, ASM1932011v1, whole genome shotgun sequence DNA:
- the LOC136496636 gene encoding G-type lectin S-receptor-like serine/threonine-protein kinase At2g19130, with the protein MHLLRPFVLSVLLFVILHAPPPSAATDTLRPGHALAGRDKLVSANGKFALGFFQLQTGSSSSNSSYLGIWLDKVPVLTPVWTANRDNPVSNSTSPELIISGDGNMVVSAQGNAIWSTRANTTTNDTVAVLLGNGNLVLRSSSNSSLTFWESFDYPTDTQLPGVKIGWNKVTGLNRRLVSRKNSIDLSSGMYSSRLDHDGVARMLWNSSAVYWSSTWNGRFFGSVPEMSAGSPNANFTFVNNDQELYFTYNIFDESIITLTTLDVSGQNQVRVWTGQDWMAVDNQPAHQCDVYAVCGPFTVCTSSADPYCSCMKGFSVRSPADWEIEDRTGGCIRNTPLNCGADDGNKTGMADKFYSMPGIRLPQNGKIMPNASSTKECAQVCLSNCSCTAYSYGKDGCSIWHDELLNVATDGNEEMIYLRLAAKELESGKGNRSAMIIGVAVGTSIAVLVFILLMVIWRRNGKWSRPIVDNDQGSVGIIAFKYVDLQDATKKFSEKLGEGGFGSVFKGCLSDSIAIAVKRLDGARQGEKQFRAEVNSIGVIQHVNLVKLIGFCCEGDRRLLVYEHMPNGSLDSHLFQSYGTILDWNMRYQIALGVARGLGYLHHGCRDCIIHCDIKPQNILLDASFVPKIADFGMAKLLGREFSRVVTTMRGTVGYLAPEWISGTPITPKIDVYSYGMVLLEIVSGKRNCIEHSSGHTEGQGDYLPVQVAHKLLHGDILSIVDANLHGVVNIEEAERACKVACWCIQDLESDRPTMIEVVQFLEGICELEMPPMPRLLSAIAGSSPHQTRV; encoded by the coding sequence ATGCATCTTCTCCGTCCTTTTGTTCTCTCTGTGCTCCTTTTCGTCATCCTGCACGCACCCCCGCCCTCCGCCGCCACAGACACGCTCCGACCCGGCCATGCGCTTGCCGGCAGAGACAAGCTTGTCTCGGCCAATGGCAAGTTCGCGCTCGGCTTCTTCCAGCTCCAAACAGGGAGCTCGTCCTCTAATAGCTCCTACCTCGGCATATGGCTCGACAAAGTCCCCGTGCTGACCCCTGTGTGGACAGCCAACAGGGACAATCCGGTCTCCAATTCCACTTCGCCGGAGCTCATCATTTCCGGCGACGGCAACATGGTTGTCTCAGCTCAGGGCAACGCCATCTGGTCTACCCGGGCAAACACAACAACCAATGACACTGTCGCTGTGCTCTTGGGCAATGGCAACCTTGTTCTAAGGAGCTCCTCCAACTCTTCGCTCACATTCTGGGAAAGCTTCGACTACCCAACAGACACCCAGCTACCTGGTGTAAAGATTGGATGGAACAAGGTCACAGGCTTGAACCGTCGACTTGTTTCGAGGAAGAATTCCATCGATCTATCTTCTGGTATGTACTCCTCGAGGCTGGATCACGATGGGGTTGCCAGGATGCTATGGAACTCATCTGCTGTGTATTGGTCTAGCACGTGGAATGGTAGATTCTTCGGTTCGGTACCGGAGATGTCTGCAGGTTCCCCAAACGCCAATTTTACGTTCGTCAACAACGACCAAGAGCTTTACTTCACCTACAACATATTTGATGAGAGCATAATCACACTCACTACGCTGGATGTCTCTGGTCAAAACCAAGTGCGTGTTTGGACCGGGCAGGATTGGATGGCAGTGGACAATCAACCAGCACATCAGTGTGATGTGTATGCTGTCTGTGGCCCTTTCACGGTCTGCACTTCTAGTGCAGATCCTTATTGCAGTTGCATGAAGGGATTCTCTGTGAGATCACCTGCGGATTGGGAAATTGAGGACAGAACAGGCGGGTGCATCAGAAACACCCCACTGAACTGCGGCGCTGACGATGGAAACAAAACAGGTATGGCAGACAAATTCTACTCTATGCCAGGCATTAGGTTGCCCCAGAATGGCAAAATCATGCCAAATGCATCAAGCACGAAAGAATGTGCACAAGTTTGTTTGAGCAATTGCTCTTGCACTGCATATTCTTATGGTAAAGATGGTTGCTCTATCTGGCATGATGAGTTACTTAATGTAGCTACTGACGGTAATGAAGAAATGATTTACCTTCGCCTTGCTGCAAAAGAGTTAGAGAGTGGGAAAGGCAATAGGAGTGCCATGATAATTGGTGTTGCCGTTGGCACAAGCATTGCCGTTTTGGTTTTTATTCTCCTCATGGTGATTTGGAGGAGAAATGGGAAGTGGTCTAGACCCATAGTAGACAATGATCAAGGTAGCGTTGGCATAATTGCGTTCAAATATGTTGACTTGCAAGACGCAACCAAAAAATTCTCAGAGAAGCTAGGCGAAGGTGGTTTTGGTTCTGTATTTAAGGGGTGCCTGAGTGACTCGATTGCCATAGCAGTGAAAAGGCTCGATGGCGCCCGACAAGGAGAGAAACAATTCAGGGCAGAAGTAAATTCAATTGGAGTCATCCAGCATGTAAACTTAGTGAAATTGATCGGGTTTTGCTGCGAAGGTGATAGGAGGTTACTCGTGTACGAGCACATGCCAAACGGCTCCCTGGATTCTCACCTGTTCCAAAGTTATGGTACAATTTTAGATTGGAACATGAGATACCAAATAGCTCTTGGAGTTGCTAGAGGTCTAGGATACTTGCACCATGGCTGCCGAGACTGCATCATACACTGTGATATCAAACCACAGAATATACTTCTGGATGCATCTTTTGTTCCAAAAATTGCAGATTTTGGGATGGCCAAGTTACTTGGGAGGGAGTTCAGCCGTGTTGTGACTACAATGCGAGGAACCGTCGGATATCTTGCTCCAGAATGGATCAGTGGAACGCCTATTACTCCCAAAATCGATGTTTATAGCTACGGGATGGTCTTGCTAGAGATCGTATCGGGAAAGAGGAACTGTATTGAACATTCGTCCGGTCATACTGAAGGCCAAGGAGACTATTTACCTGTGCAAGTTGCACACAAGCTTCTCCATGGAGACATTCTGAGCATTGTCGATGCAAACTTGCATGGCGTCGTGAACATAGAGGAAGCTGAAAGAGCTTGCAAAGTTGCATGTTGGTGCATCCAAGATCTTGAGTCTGATCGGCCCACGATGATTGAGGTGGTACAGTTTCTCGAGGGAATATGCGAACTAGAAATGCCTCCAATGCCAAGGCTACTCAGTGCTATTGCAGGAAGCAGCCCACATCAGACGAGAGTGTGA
- the LOC136495780 gene encoding uncharacterized protein: MDSDVPSMGFFHGLMLEAKKEISQRFDNDESRFKEVWDIIDRRWDNKLKTPLHLARYYLNPYYYYPNKSEIVKDGSFAAGVISCITKMVAGDEETQDKIIEELDMYQNQQGSFGSEIATRQRKNKNFNPAKWWLHHGISTPNLRKLAARILSLTCSSSACERNWSVFEQVHTKKRNRLLHERMRDLVFVKFNSKLRNKREKKDRDPLEKEVDDVVADDDNEFITGITPLPSEMEQQQCAQESHKHTPQQAQPQAKRKRPVHHKKRKVRSMQSLMRNGLV, from the exons ATGGACAGCGATGTACCATCAATGGGATTCTTCCATGGATTAATGTTGGAGGCGAAGAAAGAAATTTCTCAGAGGTTTGATAATGATGAGAGCCGCTTCAAAGAAGTCTGGGATATCATTGATAGAAGATGGGACAACAAGCTCAAGACTCCACTACACCTGGCTAGGTACTATTTGAACCCCTACTACTATTACCCAAATAAGTCAGAGATTGTGAAAGATGGATCATTTGCAGCAGGTGTGATTTCCTGTATTACAAAGATGGTGGCTGGTGATGAAGAAACCCAAGACAAGATAATTGAAGAACTCGACATGTATCAAAATCAGCAAGGGAGTTTTGGAAGTGAAATTGCCACGAGGCAGCGAAAGAACAAGAATTTCAATCCAG CAAAATGGTGGCTGCACCATGGCATAAGCACACCAAATCTTAGGAAATTGGCAGCAAGGATTCTGAGTCTGACCTGCAGCTCCTCAGCTTGTGAGAGGAACTGGTCAGTATTTGAACAG GTTCATACAAAGAAGCGCAATAGGCTACTTCATGAAAGGATGAGAGATCTTGTGTTTGTTAAATTTAATTCTAAGTTAAGAaataagagagagaagaaggataGAGATCCTTTGGAGAAAGAAGTagatgatgttgtggcagatgaTGATAATGAATTCATTACTGGTATTACGCCTTTGCCAAGTGAAATGGAACAACAACAATGTGCACAAGAATCACACAAGCACACACCACAACAAGCACAACCACAAGCTAAAAGGAAAAGGCCTGTGCACCATAAGAAGAGGAAAGTCAGGAGCATGCAGTCTTTGATGAGAAATGGCCTAGTGTAG
- the LOC136495781 gene encoding uncharacterized protein: protein MLEAIGQFGRNLKGPSPYEMSGPFLQKRKEKVMDGFKEHKESWELIGCSIMTDAWTNRKGRGVMNLVVHSAHGVLFLDSVECSGDRKDGKYIFELVDRYIEEIGEEHVVQVVTDNASVNTSAATLLIAKRPSIFWNGCAAHCLDLMLEDIGKLGPVEETIANARQVTVFFYAHTRVLDLMRKFLKKDLVRSRVTRFATAYLNLKSLLDNKKKS from the coding sequence ATGTTAGAGGCCATTGGACAATTTGGTAGAAATCTGAAAGGGCCTAGTCCCTATGAGATGAGTGGACCGTTCTTGCAGAAAAGGAAGGAAAAGGTGATGGATGGATTCAAGGAGCATAAGGAATCATGGGAGCTCATAGGTTGTTCTATCATGACAGATGCATGGACAAATAGGAAGGGTAGGGGAGTGATGAATTTAGTTGTGCATAGTGCTCATGGGGTACTCTTCTTAGATTCAGTGGAATGCTCGGGTGACAGGAAAGATGGCAAATATATCTTTGAACTTGTGGATAGGTACATAGAAGAGATAGGGGAAGAACATGTTGTCCAAGTGGTGACTGATAATGCTAGCGTCAATACAAGTGCAGCAACTCTATTGATAGCAAAAAGACCTTCAATATTTTGGAATGGATGTGCTGCTCATTGCTTGGATCTCATGCTAGAGGATATTGGTAAGCTTGGACCAGTTGAGGAGACCATTGCTAATGCAAGGCAAGTGACTGTTTTCTTTTATGCTCATACTAGGGTGTTGGATTTGATGAGGAAGTTTCTTAAGAAAGACTTGGTTCGCTCTAGGGTTACACGATTTGCCACTGCTTACTTGAATCTAAAAAGCTTGTTGGACAACAAAAAAAAGAGTTGA